Proteins encoded in a region of the Sebastes fasciatus isolate fSebFas1 chromosome 9, fSebFas1.pri, whole genome shotgun sequence genome:
- the fam83b gene encoding protein FAM83B has translation MESPELSMLSSLRGELKSEDYIPPHYKETYRLAIDRLASGGRDSYQEFLKGERIGSFLSEEELLFITANAEQLPPQNHAEEITGPSDTTSSSGTYWPVHSDVDAPDLDLGWPEVMHETPQTNIDLLFNPPRQNNPTIKEVIRKHIQDARQVIAIAMDMFTDVDIFKEAVDASVRGVPVYVLLDDYHLKSFLKMAENQDVKIQQLRNMRVRTVKGQDYLCRSGAKFHGAMEQKFLLVDCHTAIYGSYSFTWSFEKINVSMVQVIKGLLVKSYDEEFRTLFARSTVPAELCPPESLFQRNGLNGRQILPNSHSPQKIERRDQLRHTLNTVYRKTCERKQGLRNLEDRLLEEEPYEFGRHIENGIGVHNQMPQYQSTETMNFLKRHSYAGERQDGHMPQNIRPMGSNWNISRETVNGTNHYPVDNYLVPQMQRGQNVRQSYNGNDKQIMSMQQNMPTLENTSKSFMRTLRIESYLKNPDVPFGDSCDYLDQFEPQDKANSFMQGRMRSSLVFRSTIPEQMEPNRPINNMNTGVNPSAAPNTPFHYSSMQWNPTAAGGNRLSNEEFMLKKQSLQIPDDNRNNAGYGPGRNSFNSVYASLGRAKGGHMIPNPDIMTDNWNKRHSVADPRSNAEYPKESSGHMYGALARQQVNRSTVEINAQSGGYGSNLKEDQRSASHYDVKNITDTKSPGTPMWQEPPSRTLSAAALNVNSKDSTPKSTSMGSHHFLKNGSKKIKSLLNIPEKKEDSIRVKETPSMKSGCSTDTLTAEDEDRISHRQSTTNSIRSSSEQQRKRIEDDHRESSKPRFRTEEQHILPQVSLSKPDAHKKPSVFDRSARPGIDSATWSEDRGTETRLYSRFEPFLEKKPSIRSPHGFGNGHSQEKTKGLSRGEASIEHNLTRAARGHHENKLEKFIHRVGNLIHKNKQ, from the exons ATGGAGTCTCCAGAGTTATCCATGCTGTCCTCCTTGCGGGGAGAATTAAAATCAGAGGATTACATCCCACCCCACTATAAGGAGACATACCGCCTGGCGATCGATCGCCTGGCCAGCGGCGGCAGAGACAGTTACCAGGAGTTCCTCAAGGGAGAACGTATCGGGAGCTTCCTCTCGGAGGAAGAGCTTCTCTTCATCACTGCAAACGCAGAACAACTCCCACCTCAAAACCATGCAGAGGAAATCACCGGTCCATCGGACACCACGTCATCCTCGGGGACGTACTGGCCCGTCCACTCGGATGTGGACGCGCCAGACTTGGATTTGGGGTGGCCGGAGGTCATGCATGAAACACCGCAGACAAATATAGATCTGCTCTTTAATCCACCCAGACAAAACAACCCCACCATCAAAGAGGTGATTCGGAAGCATATTCAGGATGCGAGACAG GTCATTGCCATTGCGATGGACATGTTCACTGATGTGGATATATTCAAAGAAGCTGTGGACGCCTCTGTACGAGGAGTTCCCGTCTACGTGCTTCTGGACGATTACCATTTGAAAAGTTTCCTCAAGATGGCTGAAAATCAAGATGTCAAAATTCAACAACTCAGA AACATGAGGGTGCGCACTGTGAAAGGTCAGGATTACCTCTGTCGATCGGGAGCTAAATTTCATGGGGCAATGGAGCAGAAGTTTCTTTTAGTCGACTGCCACACGGCGATTTATGGCTCATACAG CTTCACATGGTCATTTGAGAAGATTAATGTGAGCATGGTGCAGGTCATCAAGGGCCTCCTGGTGAAGTCTTACGATGAGGAGTTCCGAACACTCTTCGCCCGGTCGACTGTGCCAGCTGAACTCTGCCCCCCAGAGAGTTTGTTCCAACGCAACGGTCTAAATGGACGACAGATTTTGCCAAATTCTCATTCTCCCCAAAAAATTGAGCGGAGGGATCAGTTGAGGCATACACTGAACACAGTCTATCGGAAGACCTGCGAGAGGAAACAAGGCCTGAGAAACCTCGAGGACAGGCTCTTAGAAGAGGAACCTTACGAGTTTGGGCGCCATATTGAGAACGGGATCGGTGTTCACAACCAGATGCCCCAATATCAGTCCACAGAGACGATGAACTTCTTGAAAAGGCACAGCTACGCTGGGGAGAGACAAGACGGACATATGCCACAGAACATCCGGCCCATGGGTAGCAACTGGAATATCTCTCGAGAAACAGTAAATGGAACAAACCACTACCCCGTGGACAATTACCTAGTGCCACAGATGCAAAGAGGTCAAAACGTGCGTCAGTCTTACAATGGCAACGACAAACAGATTATGTCCATGCAGCAGAACATGCCAACGCTAGAGAATACATCCAAATCGTTCATGCGCACTTTGAGGATCGAGTCTTACCTCAAAAACCCTGACGTCCCATTCGGAGACTCATGTGACTATTTAGACCAGTTTGAACCACAGGACAAGGCTAACTCCTTCATGCAGGGAAGGATGAGGTCTTCCCTTGTTTTCAGGTCCACCATACCAGAGCAAATGGAGCCAAACAGACCCATTAACAACATGAACACCGGTGTAAACCCCTCAGCAGCACCAAACACTCCTTTTCACTACTCATCTATGCAGTGGAATCCAACAGCAGCAGGTGGAAATAGATTAAGTAATGAAGAGTTCATGTTAAAGAAGCAAAGTTTGCAGATTCCGGATGACAATCGGAATAACGCAGGCTATGGTCCAGGTAGAAACTCTTTCAACTCTGTATACGCCAGCTTAGGCAGAGCTAAAGGTGGACACATGATCCCAAACCCAGACATCATGACAGATAATTGGAACAAAAGGCATAGCGTGGCCGATCCGAGATCAAATGCTGAATACCCGAAGGAATCCTCGGGTCACATGTATGGAGCTCTCGcaagacagcaagtgaacagaAGCACAGTGGAGATAAATGCACAGAGTGGAGGATACGGGTCTAATCTGAAAGAGGATCAGAGATCTGCTTCTCATTACGATGTCAAGAATATCACAGACACAAAGAGCCCCGGTACTCCCATGTGGCAGGAGCCGCCATCCAGGACTTTGTCCGCAGCAGCCCTTAATGTCAATAGCAAGGATTCAACACCTAAATCCACCAGCATGGGCTCCCACCATTTCCTAAAGAACGGTTCCAAGAAGATAAAATCGTTACTGAACATACCAGAGAAAAAAGAGGATTCAATAAGAGTCAAGGAAACACCGAGTATGAAGTCAGGTTGCAGCACAGACACCTTAACAGCTGAGGATGAGGATAGGATATCACATCGCCAAAGCACAACCAACTCTATCAGGTCCTCCTCGGAGCAGCAGAGGAAGCGGATAGAGGATGACCACCGAGAATCTTCAAAACCTCGATTCAGAACTGAGGAGCAACACATTCTGCCacaggtctctctctctaaacctGACGCACACAAGAAACCCAGCGTTTTCGACAGAAGCGCAAGACCCGGCATCGACTCAGCAACCTGGAGCGAAGATCGCGGCACAGAGACTCGCCTTTACAGCCGATTTGAGCCTTTCTTAGAAAAGAAACCCTCGATACGCTCCCCACACGGCTTTGGAAACGGACACTCTCAAGAGAAAACCAAAGGCCTTTCTAGAGGCGAGGCATCTATCGAACACAACCTCACCCGGGCTGCACGAGGGCACCATGAAAATAAGCTGGAGAAATTCATTCATAGAGTGGGAAATCTCATACACAAGAACAAGCAGTGA